One window of the Macaca thibetana thibetana isolate TM-01 chromosome 13, ASM2454274v1, whole genome shotgun sequence genome contains the following:
- the LOC126933929 gene encoding zinc finger matrin-type protein 1 isoform X3: MENSKTSDSFQHELEDYIRKQKARGLQPTLRFTKVKEGSVYQERGPTEPGGPEQQGLPCWRPHLFPASLERLRTLESWVPPWPKIPYAPRRLESVNHSQENQDRFFKHRWLLSPSGQGENTGVRGTQGREDSCCLFWEPRSSAQQAGHGDRECEDRGLRRRHGEELKRKHRAKGDSHKGNRDRRKAEGAPGSAERPRRSKKNHQGRDTTKDARRSGREKKGPGREGPEEERDLWDEAILGSCY, from the coding sequence ATGGAAAATTCTAAGACTTCTGACTCTTTTCAACATGAACTGGAGGATTATATTAGAAAGCAGAAAGCCAGAGGATTGCAACCAACACTTCGCTTTACAAAGGTGAAGGAGGGCTCCGTGTACCAAGAAAGGGGTCCCACTGAGCCTGGGGGGCCGGAGCAGCAGGGACTCCCCTGCTGGAGACCCCACCTGTTCCCGGCTTCCTTGGAAAGACTGAGGACCCTGGAAAGCTGGGTACCTCCCTGGCCTAAAATTCCTTATGCTCCACGAAGACTGGAATCTGTAAACCACAGTCAGGAGAATCAGGACCGTTTCTTCAAACACCGGTGGCTTCTAAGCCCATCTGGGCAGGGAGAGAACACAGGCGTCCGCGGGACGCAGGGCAGGGAAGATTCCTGTTGCCTCTTCTGGGAGCCCCGCAGCAGCGCCCAGCAGGCGGGCCATGGGGACAGAGAATGTGAGGACCGAGGCCTGAGGAGGAGGCACGGGGAGGAGCTCAAGAGGAAGCACCGTGCGAAGGGAGACTCACACAAAGGGAACAGGGACAGGAGAAAGGCCGAGGGTGCCCCAGGCAGTGCAGAGAGGCCCAGACGCAGCAAGAAGAATCACCAGGGTCGGGACACCACAAAAGATGCGAGAAGGTCCGGGAGAGAGAAGAAGGGGCCAGGCAGGGAAGGCCCCGAGGAGGAGAGGGACCTGTGGGATGAAGCCATCCTTGGCAGTTGTTACTGA
- the LOC126933928 gene encoding lysine-rich coiled-coil protein 1 translates to MKHSKKTYDSFQDELEDYIKVQKARGLEPKTCFRKMRGDYLETCGYKGEVNSRPTYRMFDQRLPSETIQTYPRSCNISQTVENPLPQWLPAHDSRLRLDSLSYCQFTRDCFSEKPVPLNFNQQEYICGSHGVESRVYKHFSSDNSISTHQASHRQIYQKRKRRPEEGREKSEEEQSKHKRKKSCEEIDLDKHKSIQRKKTEVEIETVHVSTEKLKNRKEKKSRDVVSKKEERKRTKKKKEQGQERTEEEMLWDQSILGF, encoded by the coding sequence ATGAAGCattcaaagaagacatatgacTCTTTTCAAGATGAACTTGAAGATTATATTAAAGTACAGAAAGCCAGAGGCTTAGAGCCAAAGACTTGTTTCAGAAAGATGAGAGGGGACTATTTGGAAACCTGTGGGTACAAAGGAGAGGTTAATTCCAGACCCACATATAGAATGTTTGACCAGAGACTCCCATCTGAAACCATCCAGACCTACCCAAGATCATGCAATATTTCACAAACAGTGGAAAATCCGTTGCCTCAGTGGTTACCAGCCCATGACAGCAGATTGAGACTAGACTCTCTGAGCTACTGTCAGTTCACCAGGGACTGTTTCTCAGAAAAACCAGTACCCCTGAACTTTAATCAGCAAGAATATATTTGTGGCTCACATGGTGTAGAATCTAGAGTTTACAAGCACTTCTCCTCAGATAACAGTATCAGTACTCATCAAGCCAGTCACAGACAGATATATCAGAAGAGGAAAAGGCGCccagaggaaggcagagaaaaatCAGAGGAGGAGCAGTCCaagcataagagaaaaaaaagttgtgaGGAAATTGATTTAGACAAACACAAGAGCatccaaagaaagaagacagaggtGGAAATAGAAACTGTACATGTCAGTACAGAAAAGCTTAAGAATcgaaaggagaaaaaaagccgAGATGTAGTCTCTAAGAAAGAGGAACGTAAgcgtacaaaaaagaaaaaggaacaaggccaagaaaggacagaggaggaaatgcTTTGGGACCAGTCTATTCTTGGATTTTGA